A portion of the Candidatus Baltobacteraceae bacterium genome contains these proteins:
- the selB gene encoding selenocysteine-specific translation elongation factor gives MHIIGTAGHVDHGKSTLVAALTGTNPDRWIEERLRGMTLDLGFAHLHLDDGADAGIVDVPGHERFLHNMLAGAAGMELLLLVVAADEGVMPQTIEHLQILRFLNVRGTIVVVTKADLLDADDLAFAGETIAESLRGTIAEGAPRVAVSSQTGAGLDALRERIAAGLRALPPRNPQAPAYLPIDRVFALAGHGTVVTGTLMQGTMRVGDTLKLEPSAKLARVRGLQTFGRSVESVDGGTRAAVNVSGVDAGEIARGEVLAAPQFTATQSFALTFEPLAGSIEILKRRNPVRAYIGAAELLGTLVFDRAPATLEPGRAQLFLRRATIAYPGTAVVLRRMSPKTLLGGGRIESTLDAPAGGDPAREPNSNEEAVLAVLRNAGLNAPAVDAIGRAANLLDQTAHETLERLAQSGEVLLVARPAGYVDGAIAQTFFERVRAHIETQLRGEPWAMGLTSIALARALRTEESIVVRLLAAFADDGRLANRAGYYATPDHTPKLSDEQRAFFDGAVPIDPEQPLVPASLAAVVAEVKQSRVEGVARAFDTLLARGALIKVGESLYRGTQIAQIHTTIDAFLKREKQMTMAQFRDLAGTSRKYAVPLLEWFDARGITVRSGDYRMLRTRKDA, from the coding sequence ATGCACATCATCGGAACTGCCGGACACGTCGATCATGGCAAGTCGACGCTCGTTGCCGCGTTGACCGGGACCAACCCCGATCGCTGGATCGAAGAGCGACTGCGGGGCATGACCTTGGATTTGGGCTTCGCTCATCTGCACCTCGACGACGGGGCCGACGCGGGCATCGTCGACGTTCCGGGTCACGAACGATTTCTGCATAATATGCTTGCCGGCGCCGCCGGAATGGAGCTGTTGCTGCTCGTGGTCGCGGCCGACGAAGGCGTGATGCCGCAAACGATCGAGCACCTGCAGATTCTGCGCTTTCTCAACGTGCGCGGCACGATCGTCGTCGTTACGAAAGCCGACCTGCTCGATGCCGACGATCTCGCGTTTGCCGGCGAAACGATTGCGGAATCGCTGCGCGGGACGATCGCCGAGGGCGCGCCGCGCGTAGCCGTCTCCAGCCAAACCGGCGCGGGCCTCGATGCGTTGCGCGAACGGATCGCCGCGGGACTGCGCGCGCTGCCGCCGCGCAACCCGCAAGCCCCAGCGTATCTTCCGATCGATCGCGTCTTCGCTCTTGCCGGCCATGGCACGGTCGTGACCGGTACGTTGATGCAGGGAACGATGCGGGTCGGCGATACGCTCAAACTCGAACCCAGCGCGAAACTCGCGCGCGTGCGCGGTCTGCAAACCTTTGGCCGGTCCGTCGAAAGCGTCGATGGCGGCACGCGCGCGGCGGTCAACGTCAGCGGCGTCGATGCCGGCGAGATCGCGCGCGGAGAAGTGCTCGCCGCACCGCAATTTACCGCCACGCAGTCGTTCGCGCTGACGTTCGAGCCGCTTGCGGGTTCGATAGAGATCCTCAAGCGGCGCAATCCCGTACGCGCCTATATCGGCGCTGCGGAATTGCTCGGAACGCTGGTTTTCGATCGGGCTCCGGCGACGCTCGAGCCCGGGCGCGCGCAGCTGTTTTTGCGCCGGGCGACGATTGCCTATCCCGGCACCGCCGTCGTTCTGCGCCGCATGTCGCCGAAAACGTTGCTGGGCGGGGGGCGGATCGAAAGTACGCTCGACGCGCCGGCCGGTGGCGATCCGGCGCGCGAACCCAACTCGAACGAGGAAGCGGTGCTGGCGGTTCTGCGCAATGCCGGTTTGAACGCGCCGGCAGTCGACGCGATCGGACGGGCCGCGAATCTGCTCGACCAAACCGCGCACGAAACGCTCGAACGGTTGGCGCAAAGCGGTGAGGTGTTGCTCGTAGCGCGGCCGGCCGGCTACGTGGACGGTGCGATCGCGCAAACGTTCTTCGAGCGCGTTCGCGCGCACATCGAAACGCAGCTTCGGGGCGAACCATGGGCGATGGGTCTTACGTCGATCGCGCTGGCTCGCGCGCTGCGCACCGAGGAATCGATCGTCGTACGGCTGCTCGCCGCATTCGCCGACGACGGGCGTCTCGCCAACCGTGCCGGTTACTACGCCACGCCCGACCATACGCCGAAGCTGAGCGACGAACAGCGCGCGTTTTTCGATGGCGCGGTCCCGATCGATCCCGAACAACCGCTCGTTCCGGCATCGCTGGCCGCCGTGGTAGCCGAGGTAAAACAGTCGCGCGTCGAGGGCGTTGCCAGAGCTTTCGATACGTTGCTGGCGCGCGGCGCCTTGATAAAAGTCGGCGAGTCGCTCTATCGCGGAACGCAAATCGCGCAGATCCACACAACGATCGACGCGTTTCTCAAACGCGAGAAGCAGATGACGATGGCCCAATTCCGCGACCTCGCCGGTACGTCGCGCAAGTACGCAGTCCCGCTGC